The Planctomycetota bacterium genome window below encodes:
- a CDS encoding efflux RND transporter permease subunit, giving the protein MSIWDICIRRPVFTAMLVTAPIVLGLASYFRLGVDLFPNVDLPVVTISTTLRGASVEEMETQVTKPIEEIVNTVSGIDELRSTTREGISQVTIQFVLEKNGDVAAQEVRDKISTIMAQLPQGTDQPIIDKFDIDAAPVMTIAVSGRRNFREVTEIAKKQIKEALESTSGVGAIVLVGGRQRAINVSIDPGKLLKYEDLSIENVRQALVRENQEQPGGRLDQGSQERVVRTMGRVERPADFGKLIVANRGGQPIRIEDIGRVEDSFEEPRGLSRLWSRAVAEANGDTQLAAAGDNAVSLIVQKQSGTNTVAVVDAVRRRLKNIEATLPGDIHTEVIRDQSRFIRNSIEEVKLHLILAAVLVSATILMFIRDWRTTLIATLAIPTSMVATFAFMDFMGFTLNNITMLGLILAVGIVVDDAVVIHENIFRHMEEYGTGPMEAASAATREIALAVVATTLSLLVIFAPIAFMPGRVGRFFSSFGMVVGFSVLMSMFISFTMTPVLCSRFLKVEDGHKKSKDGWIYRLVDRSYGGILALSLRHRWAIVLMTVGLVFSIPVTLAMVGKDFVPRDDQSEFEVAVRLPEGYTLARADRVLGEIEQRLRQLRGVTHTFLVVGDTTGRVTKGQGDVTTATIYTRLVDLRQREYTQFAVMTEARQILADYPDLRAAVQDVSAFQGTGFRQVMVDLNLRGPDMEKLQQYSTEIANWMRSQSVYVDVDTSLSLRKPELRIRPDRERASDLGISIETISSTAGVLLGGEPVSKYKEFDEQYDVWLRADRSFRADIGAVDLLTVPSAKPGIGEVRLASVVKLEEAQGPNSIDRFGRQRQVVISANLQNVALGEGIQRLNDYVLSLGLPASYQFEFIGQAKTLKESNSAFAVIFGLSFLFMYMVLAAQFESFVHPLTILLALPLTVPFALLSLFFLRTNLDIYAVFGLFMLFGIVKKNGILQIDYTNVLRARGLPRDQAILEANHTRLRPILMTTVMLVAAMVPMAMGQGPGAASRAGMAKVIIGGQVLSLLLTLLVTPVAYSLWDDVTQLVARLFRRGGKKKEAVAAHDEKPTVLPLEIPPTHRRPASAHAAGS; this is encoded by the coding sequence ATGTCGATCTGGGATATCTGCATCCGCCGGCCGGTCTTCACCGCCATGTTGGTGACGGCGCCCATTGTGCTGGGGCTGGCGTCATACTTTCGACTGGGGGTCGACCTGTTTCCGAACGTCGACCTGCCCGTGGTGACGATCTCGACCACCCTGCGCGGCGCCAGCGTCGAGGAAATGGAAACCCAGGTTACCAAGCCGATCGAAGAAATCGTCAACACGGTCTCGGGCATCGACGAGTTGCGGTCGACCACACGCGAAGGGATTTCGCAGGTTACGATCCAATTTGTCCTGGAAAAGAACGGCGACGTCGCGGCCCAGGAAGTGCGTGACAAGATTTCGACCATCATGGCCCAGTTGCCGCAAGGGACCGATCAGCCGATCATCGACAAGTTCGATATCGATGCCGCCCCGGTGATGACGATCGCCGTCTCGGGACGCCGCAATTTTCGCGAAGTGACCGAGATCGCCAAAAAGCAAATCAAAGAGGCGCTCGAATCGACCAGCGGCGTCGGGGCGATTGTCTTGGTGGGTGGACGTCAACGGGCGATCAATGTCTCGATTGACCCGGGTAAGTTGCTGAAATACGAAGACCTGTCGATCGAGAACGTGCGTCAGGCGCTGGTGCGCGAGAACCAGGAACAGCCCGGCGGCCGGCTCGATCAAGGTTCGCAAGAGCGCGTCGTCCGCACGATGGGACGCGTGGAAAGGCCCGCCGACTTCGGCAAGCTGATCGTCGCCAATCGTGGCGGCCAGCCGATTCGCATCGAGGACATCGGCCGCGTCGAGGACTCGTTTGAAGAACCTCGCGGGCTCAGTCGCCTTTGGTCGCGCGCCGTGGCCGAGGCCAACGGCGACACGCAACTCGCCGCCGCCGGTGACAACGCCGTGAGTTTGATCGTCCAAAAGCAATCGGGCACCAACACGGTGGCCGTGGTCGACGCGGTTCGTCGTCGGCTCAAGAACATCGAGGCCACGCTCCCCGGCGACATTCACACCGAAGTAATCCGTGACCAGTCCCGCTTCATTCGCAACTCGATCGAAGAAGTAAAGCTGCACCTGATTCTGGCCGCGGTGTTGGTCAGCGCCACGATCTTGATGTTCATTCGCGATTGGCGGACCACGCTGATTGCTACCTTGGCCATTCCGACGTCGATGGTGGCCACGTTCGCCTTCATGGATTTCATGGGCTTCACGCTCAATAACATCACGATGTTGGGATTGATCCTGGCCGTGGGCATCGTCGTCGACGACGCGGTCGTGATCCATGAAAACATCTTCCGCCACATGGAAGAATACGGCACCGGTCCCATGGAAGCCGCCAGCGCCGCCACGCGCGAAATCGCCCTGGCCGTCGTGGCCACCACACTGTCGCTGCTGGTGATCTTCGCGCCGATCGCGTTCATGCCCGGCCGCGTGGGACGATTCTTCAGCAGCTTTGGCATGGTCGTCGGCTTTTCGGTGCTGATGAGCATGTTCATCTCGTTCACCATGACGCCGGTCCTGTGCTCGCGATTCCTCAAGGTCGAAGACGGGCACAAGAAGAGCAAGGACGGCTGGATCTACCGCTTGGTAGATCGGAGCTATGGTGGCATTCTGGCGTTGTCGCTTCGGCATCGCTGGGCGATCGTCCTAATGACCGTCGGCCTGGTGTTTAGCATCCCCGTCACGCTGGCCATGGTGGGCAAGGACTTCGTGCCGCGCGACGATCAGAGCGAGTTTGAAGTGGCGGTTCGCTTGCCCGAAGGCTACACGCTGGCTCGGGCCGATCGCGTGCTGGGCGAGATCGAGCAGCGTCTGCGCCAGTTGCGCGGCGTGACGCATACGTTCCTAGTGGTCGGCGACACGACCGGTCGCGTGACCAAAGGGCAAGGGGACGTCACGACGGCCACGATCTACACTCGGCTGGTCGACTTGCGGCAGCGCGAGTACACGCAGTTCGCCGTGATGACCGAGGCGCGGCAGATTCTGGCTGACTATCCCGACCTGCGGGCCGCGGTGCAGGACGTTTCGGCTTTCCAGGGGACCGGCTTTCGCCAGGTGATGGTCGACTTGAATCTGCGCGGCCCCGACATGGAAAAGCTCCAGCAATACTCGACCGAAATCGCCAACTGGATGCGCAGCCAAAGCGTCTACGTCGACGTTGATACCAGTTTGTCGCTGCGCAAGCCCGAGTTGCGCATCCGCCCCGATCGCGAACGGGCCAGCGACTTGGGCATTTCGATCGAAACCATTTCGTCCACGGCGGGCGTGCTGTTGGGGGGCGAACCGGTCAGCAAGTACAAGGAGTTCGACGAGCAATACGACGTTTGGTTGCGGGCCGATCGGAGCTTTCGCGCTGACATTGGCGCCGTCGATCTGCTGACGGTCCCTTCGGCCAAGCCGGGCATCGGCGAGGTGCGACTGGCCAGCGTCGTGAAGCTGGAAGAAGCGCAAGGGCCGAACAGCATCGATCGTTTTGGTCGCCAGCGTCAGGTGGTGATCTCGGCCAACCTACAGAACGTGGCGCTCGGCGAGGGGATTCAACGCTTGAACGACTATGTCCTGTCGCTCGGCTTGCCCGCGTCGTACCAGTTCGAGTTCATCGGCCAGGCCAAGACCCTGAAGGAATCGAACAGCGCGTTTGCCGTGATCTTTGGCCTGAGCTTCTTGTTCATGTACATGGTGCTGGCCGCCCAGTTTGAAAGCTTTGTGCATCCACTTACCATCTTGCTCGCCCTGCCGCTGACGGTGCCGTTTGCGCTGCTGTCCCTGTTCTTCCTGCGGACGAACTTGGATATTTATGCGGTGTTCGGGCTGTTCATGCTGTTCGGCATCGTGAAGAAGAACGGCATCTTGCAGATCGACTACACGAACGTCCTCCGCGCTCGGGGCCTGCCCCGGGACCAGGCGATTCTCGAAGCCAATCACACTCGTTTGCGGCCGATTCTGATGACCACCGTGATGCTCGTGGCGGCCATGGTCCCGATGGCCATGGGGCAAGGCCCCGGCGCCGCGTCGCGCGCCGGCATGGCCAAGGTGATTATCGGCGGCCAGGTGTTGTCGCTGCTGCTCACCCTGCTGGTGACGCCGGTGGCCTACTCGCTGTGGGACGATGTGACGCAACTCGTCGCACGCTTGTTCCGCCGCGGCGGCAAGAAGAAAGAAGCAGTGGCAGCACACGACGAGAAGCCCACGGTGCTGCCGCTCGAGATCCCGCCGACGCATCGCCGCCCCGCGTCGGCCCACGCGGCTGGCTCGTAA